Proteins encoded by one window of Blautia faecicola:
- a CDS encoding hemolysin family protein: MDSSDNPVAGWMLFLLFIVINSIFYGFGSAIQNLNENEVEDKAEQGDKKSKLLLHIINAPGPLIHTVQFYHMLLSFLVGYIQLKSVMSTVSVCLSRTDAGTFFEQTPGQIILFVLVLFMDMILLATFGILVPKRICSHHATGAAYRLVHMVQAGIFLAWPVTKLMELLTNLTVRLFGIDPNHTEDDVTEDEIIDLVDEAHEQGIIQENEAEMIQNIMEFHDKAAKDIMTHRKNINALDDTTLLKDAILYMSEHSNSRYPVYHEDIDNIVGFIHIKDAMEHQNRAEYESKSLMQIPKLVRSVAYIPETRGIDSLFQAMQSKKIHIAIVVDEYGQTAGLVTMEDILEEIVGNIFDEYDESEEFIQPQFDESILMDGLTPLDDVEEVLGIDLGDHAFETLNGYLTSLLGHIPTAEDKEIHANGYCFQILSVENNIIQKIRVEKIQ, encoded by the coding sequence ATGGATAGTAGTGACAACCCGGTCGCCGGGTGGATGTTATTTCTGCTGTTTATAGTGATCAACAGTATTTTTTACGGATTTGGTTCCGCGATCCAGAATCTCAACGAAAATGAGGTCGAAGACAAAGCGGAACAGGGAGACAAAAAAAGCAAACTTCTCCTTCACATCATAAACGCCCCCGGACCACTGATTCATACGGTACAGTTTTACCATATGCTGTTAAGTTTTCTGGTGGGTTATATACAGCTGAAAAGTGTCATGTCAACCGTTTCTGTCTGTCTTTCCCGCACGGATGCAGGCACGTTTTTTGAACAGACACCGGGACAGATCATACTGTTTGTACTGGTACTTTTCATGGATATGATTCTTCTTGCGACCTTCGGTATCCTGGTTCCGAAAAGAATCTGTTCTCATCATGCCACAGGTGCCGCTTACCGGCTGGTACATATGGTGCAGGCAGGGATTTTTCTCGCCTGGCCGGTTACAAAACTGATGGAACTGTTAACCAATCTCACGGTACGACTTTTCGGCATTGATCCGAACCACACCGAAGATGATGTAACGGAAGATGAGATCATTGATCTGGTGGATGAGGCTCATGAACAGGGAATTATCCAGGAGAACGAAGCGGAGATGATCCAGAACATCATGGAATTCCATGATAAAGCGGCAAAAGATATTATGACACACCGGAAAAATATCAATGCACTGGATGATACCACGCTGTTAAAAGATGCCATCCTGTACATGTCAGAACACAGCAATTCCCGCTATCCGGTCTATCATGAAGATATCGATAATATCGTAGGATTTATTCATATCAAGGATGCGATGGAACATCAGAACCGTGCAGAGTATGAGAGTAAAAGTCTGATGCAGATTCCGAAATTGGTTCGTTCCGTAGCCTATATTCCGGAGACACGCGGCATCGATTCGCTGTTTCAGGCGATGCAGAGCAAGAAGATCCATATTGCGATCGTTGTAGACGAGTACGGACAGACAGCCGGACTGGTGACGATGGAAGATATCCTCGAAGAGATCGTAGGAAATATTTTCGATGAATACGATGAATCCGAAGAATTTATCCAGCCACAGTTTGACGAAAGTATCCTGATGGACGGTCTGACCCCGCTCGACGATGTGGAGGAAGTGCTCGGCATTGATCTTGGCGATCATGCGTTTGAAACCTTAAACGGATATCTTACTTCACTGTTAGGACATATCCCTACAGCTGAAGATAAAGAGATACATGCGAATGGATATTGTTTCCAGATCCTTTCTGTCGAGAACAATATTATTCAAAAAATAAGAGTAGAAAAAATACAATAG
- a CDS encoding type II toxin-antitoxin system PemK/MazF family toxin, with the protein MNIRRGDIYYADLRPVVGSEQGGIRPVLIIQNDIGNKHSPTVICAAITSKMNKAKLPTHIEINASAYDIVRDSVILLEQLRTIDKKRLKDKICHLDPEALAKVNKALKISLELPT; encoded by the coding sequence GTGAATATAAGAAGAGGAGATATTTATTACGCGGATCTTCGTCCGGTAGTGGGAAGCGAGCAGGGCGGGATCCGTCCGGTACTCATCATTCAGAACGATATCGGCAACAAGCACAGCCCGACGGTGATCTGTGCCGCCATTACTTCCAAGATGAACAAAGCCAAACTGCCTACGCACATCGAGATCAACGCGTCTGCCTATGATATTGTCAGAGATTCAGTGATTCTTCTCGAACAGCTGCGCACCATCGATAAAAAAAGGCTGAAAGACAAGATCTGTCATCTTGACCCGGAAGCCCTTGCAAAAGTGAACAAAGCGCTGAAAATCAGTCTGGAACTTCCTACATAA
- the alr gene encoding alanine racemase: protein MKNNSRIYAAIHMDALEQNLENMRKNLTPGTKMIGVIKANAYGHGSVPVARLMEKKDYIWGYAVANVPEAEELREAGMKKPILILGYVFPEDYQTLVDLEIRPAVFDYETAELLSQEAQKAGKVHPIHLAFDTGMTRIGFRHPKESIPEILRISKLPGITIEGAFTHFARADEQDLTFAHQQFAKYQEFLMLLEEAGIQIPVRHCNNSAGILWHREGDLDAVRPGITLYGIAPSNEVVNPGVELHPMMELKSHISFVKEVEAGVAVSYGGTFVTTKDSTRIATIPVGYADGYPRSLSNKGYVLINGKKAPIIGRVCMDQFMVDVSDIPEAVRGSEVTLLGTDHGAAITAEALGDLSGRFSYELVCCITKRVPRIYL, encoded by the coding sequence ATGAAAAATAACAGTCGGATCTATGCCGCCATCCATATGGATGCGCTGGAACAGAATCTGGAAAATATGAGAAAAAATCTTACACCGGGAACGAAGATGATCGGCGTGATCAAAGCCAACGCTTACGGTCACGGATCCGTTCCGGTTGCCCGCCTGATGGAGAAAAAGGATTATATCTGGGGATATGCGGTGGCAAATGTACCGGAAGCGGAAGAACTTCGGGAGGCTGGAATGAAAAAACCGATCCTGATTCTTGGCTATGTCTTCCCGGAAGATTATCAGACACTGGTGGATTTGGAGATCCGACCGGCAGTATTTGATTATGAAACAGCTGAGCTTTTATCTCAGGAAGCACAGAAAGCCGGAAAAGTACATCCGATTCATCTGGCATTCGATACCGGCATGACCCGGATCGGTTTCCGTCATCCGAAAGAAAGTATCCCGGAGATCCTGCGGATCAGCAAACTTCCGGGCATTACGATTGAAGGTGCTTTTACACATTTTGCAAGAGCAGATGAGCAGGATCTGACCTTCGCACACCAGCAGTTTGCGAAATATCAGGAATTTCTGATGCTGCTCGAAGAAGCAGGTATTCAGATTCCTGTCCGTCACTGCAACAACAGTGCGGGAATTCTCTGGCACCGCGAGGGCGATCTGGATGCGGTACGTCCGGGAATCACGCTCTATGGAATTGCTCCTTCCAACGAAGTTGTCAATCCGGGAGTGGAACTGCACCCGATGATGGAGCTGAAGAGCCATATTTCCTTTGTCAAAGAAGTAGAAGCCGGCGTTGCCGTAAGCTACGGAGGAACCTTTGTCACAACGAAGGACTCTACACGGATCGCAACCATTCCGGTCGGCTATGCGGACGGCTATCCGCGCTCCCTCTCTAATAAGGGATATGTACTGATCAATGGAAAGAAAGCACCGATCATCGGAAGAGTCTGTATGGATCAGTTCATGGTCGATGTATCCGATATTCCGGAAGCGGTTCGCGGAAGCGAAGTAACGTTATTGGGAACGGATCACGGTGCTGCGATCACTGCAGAGGCACTCGGTGACCTCTCCGGTCGTTTTTCCTATGAACTGGTCTGTTGCATCACAAAACGCGTACCGAGAATCTATCTGTAA
- a CDS encoding NAD(P)H-hydrate dehydratase — protein sequence MQILVTGEQMKQLDQATIQTMGIPSLVLMERAALAVFDCLRQHFSLKKTLVVCGSGNNGADGMAVARLLHLAGYSVDLYLAGNPASFTEEMKIQWQAAKNYQVSIVNNCRFSEYTTIVDALFGVGLSRELSGKYQTLVDAINASGVPVLAVDIPSGIHAGTGQVMGTAVRAAETVTFAYRKLGISLYPGTVYAGNVQVKDVGIYGASKGIYALDKEAISWLPARDPGGNKGTFGKVLLIAGSRNMSGAAYFSSKAALVSGAGMVRILTDESNRTILQQQFPEAMLSVYDSSMQHEKLADVLKKAMHWADVIAIGPGLSTSKTAEDLLQMVLTFRQSKPIVMDADALNLLAKRKDLQSQCDASCILTPHMGEMSRLADCTIGDLKAHPQEAMETLYRQCPCTLIMKDARTWIRTADGVYYLNLTGNHGMATAGSGDVLCGITAGLLAQGMRSSQAAPFAAWLHGIAGDHAAQEKGARSMTASDILSGLCVQLQMLDRKIARKEDTGENNYEK from the coding sequence ATGCAGATTTTAGTAACAGGAGAACAGATGAAACAGCTGGATCAGGCTACGATCCAAACGATGGGGATTCCGTCCCTGGTTTTGATGGAGCGGGCGGCACTTGCTGTATTTGATTGTCTGAGACAGCATTTTTCTCTGAAAAAAACACTGGTTGTGTGTGGTTCCGGCAATAACGGAGCGGATGGTATGGCAGTTGCAAGACTGCTGCATCTGGCAGGGTATTCGGTGGATCTATATCTGGCGGGCAATCCCGCTTCTTTTACCGAAGAGATGAAGATCCAATGGCAGGCAGCCAAAAATTATCAGGTATCCATAGTCAACAACTGCCGGTTTTCTGAATATACTACTATCGTAGATGCACTTTTTGGCGTCGGATTATCCCGGGAATTGTCAGGAAAATATCAGACTCTGGTGGATGCGATCAATGCTTCCGGCGTTCCGGTTCTCGCGGTGGATATTCCTTCCGGCATCCATGCGGGAACGGGACAGGTTATGGGAACCGCTGTCCGGGCAGCAGAAACCGTTACGTTTGCCTACCGCAAACTAGGGATAAGCCTGTATCCGGGAACCGTCTATGCTGGTAACGTCCAGGTAAAAGATGTCGGAATCTACGGTGCATCCAAAGGAATTTATGCATTGGATAAAGAAGCCATTTCCTGGCTTCCCGCGCGGGATCCGGGAGGTAATAAAGGAACCTTCGGAAAAGTCCTTCTGATTGCGGGCAGCCGCAACATGAGCGGCGCCGCGTATTTTTCCTCGAAAGCAGCACTTGTAAGCGGTGCCGGAATGGTCCGTATCCTGACCGATGAGAGCAACCGGACGATCTTACAGCAGCAGTTTCCGGAAGCCATGCTCTCGGTTTACGATTCCTCCATGCAGCACGAGAAACTTGCAGATGTTCTGAAAAAAGCCATGCACTGGGCAGATGTAATTGCGATTGGTCCGGGGCTTTCCACTTCCAAAACAGCAGAGGATTTGCTGCAAATGGTATTGACATTCCGCCAGAGCAAGCCTATAGTCATGGATGCAGATGCTTTAAATCTTCTGGCAAAACGAAAAGATCTGCAATCACAGTGTGACGCTTCCTGTATCCTGACACCCCATATGGGAGAGATGAGCCGACTGGCAGACTGCACCATCGGTGATCTGAAGGCACATCCGCAGGAAGCTATGGAAACTTTGTACAGACAATGTCCGTGTACTCTGATCATGAAAGACGCACGCACCTGGATCCGGACAGCAGACGGAGTATATTATCTGAACCTGACCGGTAATCATGGGATGGCTACTGCGGGTTCCGGCGATGTTCTATGCGGGATCACAGCAGGACTGCTGGCGCAGGGGATGCGTTCTTCTCAGGCAGCACCATTTGCCGCATGGCTTCATGGAATTGCCGGTGATCACGCTGCACAGGAAAAAGGAGCGCGTTCCATGACTGCCTCAGATATCCTTTCGGGGCTTTGTGTACAATTGCAGATGCTTGATCGAAAAATTGCCAGAAAAGAAGATACAGGAGAAAATAATTATGAAAAATAA
- a CDS encoding redox-sensing transcriptional repressor Rex has translation MEEKDISRAVIKRLPRYYRYLGELMEDGVERISSNELSGRMKVTASQIRQDLNNFGGFGQQGYGYNVKYLHSEIAKILGLDRTHNMIIVGAGNLGQALANYTQFEKQGFKIVGIFDVNPVMRGVSVRGIEIRMIDELPEFVKNNHVEIATLTLPKAKALDMAKLLVDVGVKAIWNFAHTDLNLFMPDDVIVENVHLSESLMRLSYNLSRFEKDHLQE, from the coding sequence GTGGAGGAAAAAGATATATCAAGAGCAGTCATCAAACGGCTCCCCCGATATTATCGTTATCTGGGAGAACTGATGGAAGATGGCGTAGAGAGAATCTCGTCCAATGAGTTGAGCGGACGGATGAAAGTGACAGCATCTCAGATCCGGCAGGATCTGAACAATTTTGGTGGATTTGGACAGCAGGGATACGGATATAATGTAAAATATCTCCATTCGGAAATTGCGAAAATCCTGGGTCTGGATCGCACACACAATATGATCATCGTAGGTGCCGGTAATCTCGGTCAGGCACTTGCCAATTATACGCAGTTTGAAAAACAGGGATTTAAGATTGTGGGAATCTTCGATGTAAACCCGGTCATGCGGGGAGTTTCCGTGCGTGGCATCGAGATTCGTATGATTGATGAACTTCCGGAATTTGTAAAAAATAATCATGTGGAGATTGCAACACTGACTCTTCCAAAAGCAAAAGCACTTGATATGGCGAAACTTCTGGTAGATGTGGGAGTAAAAGCGATCTGGAACTTTGCACATACCGACCTGAACCTTTTCATGCCGGATGATGTGATTGTGGAAAATGTACACCTTTCGGAAAGTCTGATGCGGCTGTCTTATAACCTGAGCCGCTTTGAGAAAGACCACCTACAGGAATAA
- a CDS encoding ABC-F family ATP-binding cassette domain-containing protein: MILSCQNINKSFVTDDILQDVSFHLEEREKAALIGPNGAGKSTLLKIIMQEIPADSGEVVIAKGKTLGYLAQHQEVSGDNTIYEELLSVKQYLLDMEEKIRTMEQQMKTLTGRELDELLSSYSRLTHQFELEGGYACRSEVVGVLKGLGFEEEDFSRKIGTLSGGQKTRVALGRLLLSNPDIILLDEPTNHLDMDSIAWLETYLINYKGAVFIVSHDRYFLDRVVTKVVEIDRGHVRTFMGNYSAYAEKKAMIRDAEYKAWMNQQQEIKHQEEVIAKLKSFNREKSIKRAESREKMLDKIEVLDKPVEENTEMHLELTPRVVSGNDVLTVKDLAKAFPQQDLFSGVDFSIKRGERVAIIGANGTGKTTILKILNGLVEPDAGEIELGSKVQIGYYDQEHHVLHMEKTIFEEISDEYPYLTNTEIRNVLAAFLFTGDDVFKLISALSGGERGRVSLAKLMLSEANFLILDEPTNHLDIVSKEILEQALNRYTGTVLYVSHDRYFINQTATRILELTNQAMVNYIGNYDYYLEKKEELTQIYAPKEDEAVADASVSATKLDWKQQKEEQARLRKRENDLKKTEAEIEKLETRDSEIDEEMAQPEVAVNVAECVRLSKEKAEIAEKLEELYAKWEELA; the protein is encoded by the coding sequence ATGATTTTATCATGTCAGAATATCAATAAATCATTCGTAACCGATGATATTTTACAGGATGTGTCCTTTCATCTGGAAGAGCGGGAAAAGGCAGCACTGATTGGACCGAACGGAGCCGGTAAGTCCACCCTGTTAAAAATTATCATGCAGGAAATACCGGCAGATTCCGGTGAGGTAGTTATTGCCAAAGGGAAAACGCTCGGTTATCTGGCACAGCATCAGGAAGTCAGCGGGGATAATACCATCTACGAGGAACTGCTTTCTGTCAAACAATATCTGCTCGATATGGAAGAAAAGATCCGTACGATGGAACAGCAGATGAAGACGCTGACCGGCCGGGAACTGGATGAACTGCTCTCTTCCTACTCCCGTCTGACCCATCAGTTCGAACTGGAAGGCGGATATGCCTGCCGCAGTGAGGTTGTGGGGGTATTAAAAGGTCTTGGCTTTGAGGAAGAGGATTTTTCCAGAAAGATCGGTACGTTATCCGGTGGTCAGAAGACCCGTGTGGCGCTCGGCCGCCTGCTGTTATCCAATCCGGATATCATTCTTCTTGACGAGCCGACCAACCACCTGGATATGGACTCGATCGCATGGCTGGAGACATATCTCATTAACTATAAAGGAGCTGTATTTATTGTCTCCCATGACCGGTATTTTCTGGATCGTGTCGTGACGAAGGTGGTTGAGATCGACCGGGGACACGTTCGTACCTTTATGGGTAATTATTCTGCATATGCGGAGAAAAAAGCGATGATCCGTGATGCGGAATACAAAGCATGGATGAATCAACAGCAGGAAATCAAGCATCAGGAAGAAGTTATCGCAAAGTTAAAATCTTTTAACCGCGAAAAATCAATCAAACGTGCGGAGAGCCGCGAAAAGATGCTGGATAAGATCGAAGTGCTGGATAAACCGGTGGAAGAAAATACGGAGATGCATCTGGAACTGACACCGCGAGTGGTCAGTGGAAATGATGTATTGACGGTAAAAGATCTGGCGAAAGCATTTCCACAGCAGGATCTCTTCTCAGGCGTAGATTTCTCGATAAAACGCGGAGAACGGGTTGCAATCATCGGTGCCAACGGAACCGGTAAAACAACGATCCTCAAGATTTTAAATGGTCTTGTGGAGCCGGATGCGGGAGAAATCGAACTGGGAAGCAAAGTACAGATCGGTTACTACGATCAGGAACACCATGTACTCCATATGGAAAAAACAATTTTTGAGGAGATTTCGGATGAGTACCCGTATCTGACCAATACAGAGATCCGCAATGTGCTGGCAGCGTTCTTATTTACCGGGGATGATGTATTTAAACTGATCAGTGCCCTGAGCGGTGGGGAACGTGGTCGTGTATCCCTGGCGAAGCTGATGCTTTCGGAAGCAAACTTCCTGATCCTCGACGAGCCGACCAACCACCTGGATATCGTATCGAAGGAAATTCTGGAGCAGGCGCTCAACCGCTACACCGGAACGGTTCTGTATGTGTCCCACGACCGTTATTTTATTAACCAGACCGCAACCCGGATCCTGGAGCTTACGAACCAGGCGATGGTTAATTACATCGGTAATTATGACTATTATCTGGAGAAAAAAGAAGAACTGACACAGATCTATGCGCCGAAGGAGGATGAGGCTGTCGCAGATGCATCCGTTTCTGCCACCAAACTCGACTGGAAACAGCAGAAAGAGGAACAGGCGAGACTTCGAAAACGGGAAAATGATCTGAAAAAGACGGAAGCCGAGATCGAAAAACTTGAAACCAGAGACAGCGAGATCGACGAGGAAATGGCGCAGCCGGAAGTCGCCGTCAATGTGGCGGAATGTGTACGGCTTTCGAAAGAAAAAGCGGAAATCGCAGAAAAATTGGAAGAACTGTATGCGAAATGGGAAGAACTGGCGTAG
- a CDS encoding S8 family peptidase, whose product MHANTWTGTGIGVAILDTGLYPHADFGDRIRGFQDFLGRRPYPYDDSGHGTHVAGILAGDGSACERHYRGIAPGCHLIAAKILDKRGNGRLQDVLRALQWISANQKRYGIRIINISVGAAAKDSKAATRLVKAVEQAWDQGFVVVTAAGNMGPAYGSVTAPGSSKKVITVGASDMLDRISSVSGAGPTAECVCKPDLVAPGADVISCANKRNSYAIKSGTSMSTPKVSGAIALLLQKDPLLTNVEVKMLLRESCIDLGYPRNRQGWGKLDIRKLLTL is encoded by the coding sequence ATGCATGCAAATACATGGACGGGAACCGGTATCGGTGTTGCGATCCTCGATACCGGACTGTACCCTCACGCGGATTTTGGAGATCGGATCCGGGGATTTCAGGATTTTCTTGGACGCCGTCCTTACCCTTATGATGACTCCGGGCACGGAACTCATGTGGCGGGGATTCTTGCAGGGGACGGAAGTGCCTGTGAACGGCATTATCGGGGTATTGCGCCCGGCTGCCACCTGATTGCTGCAAAGATCCTTGATAAACGGGGAAACGGAAGATTACAGGACGTTTTACGGGCCCTGCAATGGATCTCAGCCAATCAGAAGCGCTACGGGATCCGTATTATCAATATTTCTGTGGGCGCTGCAGCAAAAGATTCAAAAGCCGCCACACGGCTGGTAAAAGCAGTAGAACAGGCATGGGATCAGGGATTTGTGGTGGTAACCGCGGCAGGAAATATGGGACCCGCATATGGCAGTGTCACAGCTCCGGGAAGCAGTAAGAAAGTGATCACCGTCGGAGCGAGTGATATGCTTGACCGGATCAGTTCCGTCTCCGGTGCAGGTCCGACGGCAGAATGTGTCTGTAAACCGGATCTTGTCGCTCCGGGCGCCGATGTGATCTCCTGTGCCAATAAAAGGAACAGTTATGCGATCAAAAGCGGAACCTCGATGTCCACACCAAAGGTCTCGGGTGCGATCGCTTTACTGTTGCAGAAAGATCCGCTTCTTACGAACGTGGAAGTGAAGATGCTGTTACGGGAATCCTGCATCGACCTCGGATATCCGAGAAACCGGCAGGGGTGGGGAAAACTGGATATCCGAAAGCTTCTCACGCTCTAA
- a CDS encoding S8 family peptidase, whose amino-acid sequence MTQQQEDIYANDRMDLIIPYGKIGEVYYQQIIAPYTPTILNDQFAVIHVPMRSNAILGNIQFVYSLVPNLYVPLDTTSLEVSGILQTQNQPGLQLHGANILLGFVDTGINYTHPAFLTATGQTRIVEIWDQTLPSPAGDGPFGYGTVYTAEQIQEALGREDPLSLVPVSDPQGHGTFVTGVAAGSENRQQEFIGAADEAQIAVVKLKEAKQPLQDFYFYSGEGPVYQENDIMAGIQYLVELADRLQLPLVLCLALGSNQGDHMGYTPLDISLQNLGTVPGIASVTAAGNEAGKAHHYFGSITGNTESASVEILVPDGCKGFFVELWCFPPELFSVGFRSPSGEVIPRVPARLGQMQSIPFFLDRTRIELYYEVVQSTSGSQLIFLRFVAPTPGIWTIQVYASGNSRSEFHLWLPISGFISTNVTFLTPDSYTTITAPGNSVYVITAGAYDAYSKSIYLNSSRGYTRNLQVKPDLCAPGVNVTGPGARDRYIQRDGTSAAAALTAGSCALLMEWGRNLPVPRYLSTYEMKNLLIRGAARNQDLFYPNREWGYGTLDVYQVFRAISTT is encoded by the coding sequence ATGACGCAGCAACAGGAAGATATTTATGCAAATGACAGGATGGATCTGATCATCCCCTACGGAAAGATCGGGGAAGTATACTATCAGCAGATCATCGCTCCGTATACGCCTACGATACTGAACGACCAGTTTGCAGTGATCCATGTACCAATGCGTTCGAATGCGATTCTGGGAAATATTCAGTTTGTGTACAGTCTGGTTCCGAATCTGTATGTTCCGTTAGACACAACCAGTCTGGAAGTCAGCGGAATCCTTCAGACGCAGAACCAGCCGGGATTACAACTTCATGGAGCAAATATATTACTTGGGTTTGTGGATACGGGGATCAACTACACACACCCTGCTTTTTTAACTGCAACCGGTCAAACACGGATCGTGGAAATCTGGGATCAGACACTGCCCTCTCCCGCCGGGGACGGTCCTTTCGGGTACGGGACGGTCTATACGGCAGAACAGATTCAGGAAGCACTCGGGCGGGAGGATCCACTCTCACTTGTTCCGGTCAGTGATCCGCAGGGACACGGAACCTTTGTGACCGGGGTAGCGGCAGGAAGCGAAAATCGGCAGCAGGAATTTATCGGGGCAGCCGATGAGGCACAGATTGCGGTGGTAAAACTGAAAGAGGCAAAACAGCCATTACAGGATTTTTATTTTTATTCCGGCGAAGGACCGGTGTATCAGGAAAATGATATTATGGCGGGAATCCAGTACCTTGTAGAACTGGCAGACCGTCTACAGTTGCCGCTGGTGTTGTGCCTGGCGCTGGGAAGTAATCAGGGGGATCATATGGGATATACCCCGCTCGATATCAGCTTGCAGAACCTTGGCACGGTTCCGGGAATCGCCAGTGTCACCGCAGCGGGGAATGAAGCAGGCAAAGCACACCATTATTTTGGAAGCATTACGGGCAACACGGAATCAGCCTCCGTGGAAATCCTGGTTCCGGACGGATGCAAAGGATTCTTTGTGGAACTGTGGTGCTTCCCGCCGGAACTTTTTTCTGTCGGTTTCCGCTCTCCCTCCGGCGAGGTCATCCCGCGTGTACCTGCAAGACTGGGACAGATGCAGAGTATTCCCTTTTTTCTCGACCGCACGCGCATTGAACTGTATTATGAGGTGGTGCAGAGCACTTCCGGCAGCCAGCTGATCTTTCTTCGGTTTGTGGCTCCCACACCGGGTATCTGGACGATCCAGGTCTATGCATCCGGGAATTCCAGAAGCGAATTCCATCTGTGGCTTCCCATCAGTGGGTTTATCTCCACGAATGTTACATTCCTTACGCCGGATTCTTACACAACCATCACAGCCCCAGGCAATTCGGTGTATGTGATCACAGCGGGCGCTTACGACGCCTACAGCAAAAGCATCTATCTAAACTCCAGCCGTGGTTATACAAGAAATCTGCAGGTAAAACCGGATCTTTGTGCCCCGGGGGTGAATGTAACCGGTCCCGGAGCCAGAGATCGTTATATACAGCGGGACGGAACGAGTGCCGCTGCTGCCTTGACAGCAGGAAGTTGTGCCCTTCTGATGGAATGGGGACGGAATCTGCCGGTTCCCCGGTATCTATCGACCTACGAGATGAAGAATCTCCTGATCCGCGGAGCGGCGAGAAATCAGGATCTGTTCTATCCCAACCGGGAATGGGGCTATGGAACACTGGATGTTTATCAGGTGTTCCGTGCGATCTCCACCACATAA
- a CDS encoding chorion class high-cysteine HCB protein 13, with translation MSDITATNCGCDNGCNNGCNNGCNNGCNGTGLFNLWGGNGSCSCILWVLILLACCGNNDGCGCGNDNSCCLILLILLFCGGCGNGNGCF, from the coding sequence ATGAGTGATATCACTGCTACAAACTGCGGATGCGACAACGGTTGCAACAACGGCTGTAATAACGGATGCAACAATGGTTGCAACGGAACCGGACTGTTTAATCTCTGGGGCGGCAACGGAAGCTGCAGCTGCATCCTTTGGGTTCTGATCCTTCTGGCATGCTGCGGAAACAATGACGGATGTGGATGCGGAAATGACAACAGCTGCTGCCTGATCCTGCTGATCCTTCTGTTCTGCGGCGGATGTGGAAACGGAAACGGCTGCTTCTGA